A DNA window from Plasmodium vinckei vinckei genome assembly, chromosome: PVVCY_10 contains the following coding sequences:
- a CDS encoding rhomboid protease ROM8, putative, whose product MDIMEKENSCSNAKIFLESENKTEKIDGGKEYDDDDNNLKKNNFAKTKMDDNASENKKADNHNGGENEINNTKNDNTMLTSNGGVMPSNDENMLLSSNNTVILLKCVNNKSKVRNNSKNSSKGSYKKEKYKRSHTKKEKKFKVNSAGEDLLSDSRDYPSLKVNYKINKKTKKMVFPQMTMNDKNERISSSICTDNARFMNFLKEHGKNAHYKNRKRYNIRRQQKKSIQKKDDNLKTINNYILDIHDRNMSSANIGSNNIHKSKTSLKYHTHDEQGDQAYLSELQIAENEQTVKNKNRLKSYLNTIKEENKIKKHKDKIKAFLSQTRSFIFRKKTLRKRKEKIIIFLNHNYTPPSENGKFNDHFYKTIHKDDLDNLEEEKIYLDSNKGNTIKKIIYRIFPQFSIFSLILFVTFIQWVVFIILISVKSDFPLTPSNDSLKNFGSNFPYQIFKKAEVYRLFTALFLHSNFNHICANTYVQLTVGFLLEYLYGTYVVFLVYVFTGIYGIILSSPLTYCYSTTESSSSSSGIIGIFFSEIVMMTNFNVDTISISVHLFCFFLLLLFLKFSLNTISINIYSHFFGFIGGFLIGIILKRNQLKYFLKNNLLIQILSLVFLIVSLATAIYISTSVIQNCPY is encoded by the exons ATGGACATAatggaaaaagaaaacTCTTGTTCAAATGCTAAGATATTTTTAGAATCAGAAAATAAAACCGAAAAAATTGATGGCGGTAAAGAATATGACGATGATGataacaatttaaaaaaaaataattttgcaAAAACAAAGATGGATGATAATGCgagtgaaaataaaaaagctGATAATCACAATGGCggagaaaatgaaataaataatactaaAAACGATAATACAATGCTAACTTCTAATGGTGGAGTCATGCCATCAAATGACGAAAATATGCTATTAAGTAGTAATAATACagtaattttattaaaatgtgtaaataataaaagtaaagTTAGAAATAATTCTAAAAATAGCTCCAAAGGTAGCTATAAGAaagagaaatataaaagaagtcatacaaaaaaagaaaaaaagtttaaagTAAATAGTGCCGGTGAAGATTTATTATCTGATTCTCGGGATTATCCTTCTTTAAAAgtgaattataaaattaataaaaaaacaaagaaaATGGTATTTCCCCAAATGACAATGAATGATAAGAATGAACGAATTTCTAGTAGTATATGTACAGATAATGCACGatttatgaattttttaaaagagcATGGAAAAAATGCTCATTACAAAAATCGTAAAAGATATAACATACGGAgacaacaaaaaaaaagtattcaaaaaaaagatgataatttaaaaacaataaataattatatattagaCATTCATGATAGAAATATGTCTAGTGCAAATATAGgatcaaataatatacataaatctAAAACATCGTTAAAATATCATACACATGATGAACAAGGTGACCAAGCTTATTTAAGCGAATTACAAATTGCAGAAAACGAACAAactgtaaaaaataaaaatcgtttaaaaagttatttaaatacaattaaagaggaaaataaaattaaaaaacacaaagataaaattaaagCATTCTTGTCTCAAACTCGATCCTTTATAtttcgaaaaaaaacattaagaaaaagaaaagaaaaaattataatatttttaaatcataatTATACACCACCATctgaaaatggaaaatttaatgatcatttttataaaactatACATAAGGACGATTTAGATAATttagaagaagaaaaaatatatcttgACAGTAATAAAGGAAATactatcaaaaaaattatatatagaatatttccacaattttccatatttagTTTAATCTTATTTGTTACATTTATTCAATGGGTAGTATTTATTATACTCATATCCGTAAAATCTGATTTTCCTTTAACACCATCAA ATGATTCGTTAAAGAATTTTGGCAGTAATTTTCCttatcaaatttttaaaaaggcAGAAGTTTATCGCCTTTTTACAGCTTTGTTTTTGCATTCAAATTTCAATCACATTTGTGCCAATACATATGTCCAGTTAACTGTCGGATTCTTATTAGAATATTTGTATGGAACATATGTCGTTTTTTTAGTTTACGTATTCACAg gcatatatggaataatattatcatcTCCTTTAACATATTGTTACTCAACTACAGAAAGCAGTAGTAGTTCATCGGGAATTAttggaatatttttttcagaaATTGTGATGATGACTAATTTTAATGTAGACACAATTAGTATTAGtgttcatttattttgtttttttcttcttcttttatttcttaaatTCTCATTGAACACTATCagtattaatatttatagccATTTTTTTGGTTTCATTGGAG gaTTTTTGATaggaattattttaaagcGTAATCAATTGAAATACTTTTTAaagaataatttattaattcaaatattatCCCTCGTTTTTCTCATTGTAAGCTTAGCAACTgctatttatatttcaaCATCTGTCATCCAGAATTGCCCATATTAg